The Lynx canadensis isolate LIC74 chromosome D1, mLynCan4.pri.v2, whole genome shotgun sequence genome has a segment encoding these proteins:
- the CD1H11orf86 gene encoding uncharacterized protein C11orf86 homolog, whose product MGIGPRSQSLRGPRPSYGKLQEPWGKPLESRLRRALSLRQGQEKSRPSNGGPERLDTPGQEWLPGCLEDTEQLIQAQQGERRRRWLKQYQQQVKRRWESFVSGFPGVTLSRPSLPRAPSEHHQLRMLEAASAPAASG is encoded by the exons ATGGGGATAGGGCCACGCAGTCAGTCCTTGCGAGGACCACGACCCTCCTATGGCAAGCTCCAGGAGCCCTGGGGGAAGCCTTTAGAGAGCCGGCTGCGCCGGGCGCTGAGCCTCAGACAGGGCCAGGAGAAGTCCAGGCCCTCAAACGGAGGCCCAGAAAGGCTGGACACGCCCGGTCAGGAGTGGCTGCCAGGGTGCCTGGAGGATACGGAGCAGCTGATTCAAGCCCAGCAAGGAGAGCGCCGGCGGCGGTGGCTGAAGCAGTATCAGCAG CAGGTAAAGAGAAGGTGGGAGAGCTTTGTCTCCGGCTTCCCTGGTGTGACCTTGAGCCGGCCCAGCCTCCCCAGAGCCCCCTCTGAGCACCACCAGCTAAGGATGCTGGAAGCGGCGTCGGCCCCTGCTGCGTCTGGATGA